One genomic window of Phalacrocorax aristotelis unplaced genomic scaffold, bGulAri2.1 scaffold_346, whole genome shotgun sequence includes the following:
- the LOC142051016 gene encoding LOW QUALITY PROTEIN: fibroblast growth factor 11-like (The sequence of the model RefSeq protein was modified relative to this genomic sequence to represent the inferred CDS: deleted 2 bases in 2 codons) — MAALASSLIRQRRGGRECPPPRAAGPPRPPGAPPRPPSLCQQQLRGLVAKVRGCGRRRRAGGEGPPEPQLRGALARLRCGHGHFLHMGPDGRLDGTREEAGPGTLFNLIPVGLRVVAIQGAGAGRYVAMNGAGLVYASVHFTAECRFKECVFENYHVLYASALYRQRRSGRAWYLGLDRHGRPMAGHRVRKDKAAAHFLPQLLEVALYREPSLHEVEEPPGTPTEAT; from the exons ATGGCGGCCCTGGCCAGCTCGCTGATCCGGCAGCGCCGGGGGGGCCGGGag tgcccccccccccgcgcggccggcccgccccgcccccccggcgcc cccccccgccccccctccctctgccagcagcagctgcgcGGCCTCGTCGCCAAAGTCCGGGGctgcggccggcggcggcgcgcggggggggaggggccgCCCG AGCCGCAGCTGCGGGGGGCGCTGGCGCGGCTGCGCTGCGGCCACGGGCACTTCCTGCACATGGGCCCCGACGGGCGGCTGGACGGCACGCGGGAGGAGGCGGGGCCGGGCA CGCTGTTCAACCTGATCCCGGTGGGGCTGCGCGTCGTGGCCATCCAGGGCGCCGGCGCCGGGCGCTACGTGGCCATGAACGGGGCCGGCCTCGTCTATGCCTCC gtGCACTTCACGGCCGAGTGCCGCTTCAAGGAGTGCGTCTTCGAGAACTACCACGTGCTCTACGCCTCGGCGCTCTATCGGCAGCGGCGCTCGGGGCGCGCCTGGTACCTCGGCCTCGACCGCCACGGCCGCCCCATGGCCGGGCACCGCGTGCGCAAGGACAAGGCGGCCGCGCActtcctgccccagctgctggagg tggCGCTGTACCGGGAGCCGTCCCTGCACGAAGTGGAGGAGCCCCCGGGGACCCCCACCGAGGCCACGTGA